The following is a genomic window from Prunus persica cultivar Lovell chromosome G7, Prunus_persica_NCBIv2, whole genome shotgun sequence.
GAGTTCCCACAACTGAGAGGTGTCAAAATTGCTCTGGTGCTGGAAAGGTATGGAATTTGTTATACAAGGTGGCTTGTTCATGAGATATGATTTGGCATGTTGAAGTTTATGGAACTGCCATTTATCATACTAATCAACTAGTGTTGATCATTTGTCTTGGCATGTGCTACACATGTTTCAAATCTCTCCATAAATCCATCTTGTCATGTTTTCCTATGGTTTTAGTCATACTAAGcttaaaagagaagaaacaaTTATCACACTTACGATGATTTGTCATACTTCCCAAAGAAAAGATTTAGTGTTAAAGCTTCAATtgcaatttgtttcttttgataaGAGAGCTTTGCAATTTGTTTcttgatatattgtaatgccAATCTCTCCCTTGTAGTACTAATCATCTTCCATGTTCATTTAGGTCATGTGCCCAACATGCCTCTGCACTGGGATGATGATGGCAAGCGAGCACGACCCACGGATAGATCCATTTGACTAAAGCAAACCACACAAATAACTTTACCAGTGTTATCTTCTTGTCGATGTAGCTTGGGAATAATTTTCCCATTCCTGGCCTTCTCCTCCACTGTCCAAAGACACAGAAagtatataaagtaaaaattgtgtaaaaataaaataaggcaATAGAATGTTGTCACAATTTCCCTTCATATTGGCATTGTTGTCTTAATCACAGAGTACCTCATGTAAACTAGGAACACCAATTTAAGTTTACATTGTAAGTTTTCTGTTTGATGAGATGTAGGGATTGGGTACTTGGTTGAGCAGAATGCCAATTTAAATGAAAAGTTTACTTTTTGTTTACATATTCTATAAGAGATTATTAGAAGCAAAGCTATAATGACTATCACATCCTGAGCAACTGCAAAATAGTCTAGTTacttaaataaaaagaaattgatatgcaAGGGAGCTTACAATGTGAGATCAGACATAAccaatatgaatttatttgtatGACGAATTCAGCCGGCAACCAGAATCCAAGATTTCCTGCAATCAGAATTATAACTTTAACAGATATTCTCTGTGCAGGAAGGATACATCGAGAAACCTCACTTCTactcaattttctttaaattaaaaaaacggTCATTTAAAGCTCCGGTTTTAGGTTTTGAGTATCAACACAAGAGCTAAGAGCTATTTGACATGAGTGAGAGCGATCATATTTGATTATCAACACTGTTGGCTGTCCTATGAGCCAAATCCactcaaaagaacaaaaagatgaTAGGATTCACAATTGTTTGTATGAGAAAAAATAGTATCTCCTATATGATCCAATAACCCGTTGAAGTTGATGAAGCATTCATAACGTGTTCAGTTTCCAAAGAACTATCAGCTCTTTCCTTTAAGCACCACCTAACCAAATCATTCTAGCAAATGGATAATTAAGCTGTATAAGACAGAGATAAATCAAGATTAGGGTATATATAATTCAAGTTGTCTACATTAATATCAACCGACAGTTTGGCCGAGTGGTCTAAGGCGCCAGATTTAGGCTCTGGTCCGAAAGGGCGTGGGTTCAAATCCCACAGCTGTcaaattaaactttttttaatcGTTTTGTTAATATTAACACTTTCCGTTAAGTACTCGCGTCGCGCGAGAGGAGCAACGACGTCGTATAGCTCATAATTTTTCGCACTATTATGTGTACTTTGCTCAAGCCTGAAAGAAACAGGACAGTTTTCTCTTTCATCACCATGGCCCGGACCTTCGGAAACAAACCGGGTTTTCACCACCTCCTGACCGGATTCACAATCTCACGACGGCCACTGCAAACCCTAGCCTACGAAGAGCTCCGGCACTCCGCCGACCCAGAACCCTACCGCGCCACCGCTTTTGTCCTCCATGGCCTTCTGGGCTCCGCCAGAAACTGGAGATCTTTCTCTCGCGCCCTCCTCTCCAATATTTCCAACCCATCTGGTCACTCTTCCTCTCTCTGCTCAAGTTCTACTGGTTCCTCTTTTTTGTTCAATGCacaaattttgataatttgtttctttgcttgtgtgtgtttttgtaGGTTGGAGATTGGTGCTTGTGGATTTGAGGAACCATGGGAGGTCAGCTAAGATCGAAGGTCTGAACCCACCTCATGATTTGGTCAATGCGGCCCAAGATTTGGCTCATTTGGTTAAGTCTCAAGGTTGGGCATGGCCGGATGTTGTTCTTGGCCACTCCATGGGTGGTAAGGTTGCTCTGCAATTTGCAGAAAGCTGTGCTCGTGGTCACTATGGTGGTTCCGCTAAGTTGCCCAAGCAGGTTTTCACTTTTGCCCTCGTAGTTTCAACACTTGTGCTTTCTCTTTGCTGAAGGTTGCTTTATTTTGGCGTAATGTTTAAGTTATTCAAATTCTAGGCTTTCATCATCTGCAATAACCAGAACCATAATAAAACCTAATcattcagaccaaaaaaaaaaaaaaaaaaaaaaatctaatctaATCATTCTAGCAAAATGAACTAAATTGGCAAGTTTTTTGCTTGTAGGCTGTTGTGCCCTTCCCTGATACAATATGGGTATATAGTGTGAatcaaaatcatattttttcttggtgGGTTGGGGAGTAGGTACGACACTTTTGGTTCTCCACGTTTTTTTTGAACCGTGGATGTTGAAAACTTTCCAACCAATGCTTGTAAACTTATAAATTCTTATCATGCGTAGCTCTGTTGAATGTTGCATGGATCATGCCTTAGTTTCCTGTGTTTGGTTTATGAGCGAGTACTGCTTCATAATCTATGTGTTGTCTAATGAActcaaattgaaacaaaagCAAGGATTATCTATCACAttggtttttcattttgatacgACTCCTGCTGTCAAATAGGGCCAGCTTAGTCAGTTGCCTAGTGAATTCTAACTCTTGAATTTATAGctaaaaggaaacaaagaaatcaTTTAAAAGCTTATGATCCTGTGTGATTGAAAGCTCAGTTCACTTGcacttaaaaatatttttgtgcTCTTTGTACTTTCTCTGTGATCCAGAACAGCTGTGGGTATTGGATTCCATTCCAGGAGAAGTGATCCGTGAAAACAGTGATGGGGAAGTTGAGAAAGTTTTGCAGACATTGCAGAGTTTACCTTCATCAATTCCATCACGAAAGTAAAACCTCTTTCTCCTT
Proteins encoded in this region:
- the LOC18769400 gene encoding protein ABHD11 — its product is MCTLLKPERNRTVFSFITMARTFGNKPGFHHLLTGFTISRRPLQTLAYEELRHSADPEPYRATAFVLHGLLGSARNWRSFSRALLSNISNPSGWRLVLVDLRNHGRSAKIEGLNPPHDLVNAAQDLAHLVKSQGWAWPDVVLGHSMGGKVALQFAESCARGHYGGSAKLPKQLWVLDSIPGEVIRENSDGEVEKVLQTLQSLPSSIPSRKWLVDHMIELGFSKSLSEWIGTNLKKQGDHETWAFNLDGVVQMFKSYQEKSYWHLLEQPPKDMEIAVVRAENSDRWDPDVIQRLGSLANREGDGSEGKFSVHVLPKSGHWVHVDNPKGLLEIVAPRISSLRP